In Oscillatoria acuminata PCC 6304, a single window of DNA contains:
- the ruvA gene encoding Holliday junction branch migration protein RuvA — protein sequence MIGYLKGTVAGVQKNTGNRVFLTLEVNGVGYDLQISPRTIRQLPAVGETLQMFTHLQVREDQMVLYGFGSHAERELFRQLIAVSGIGTQLAIALLDTLDLNELVQAIVTSNTAILAKAPGVGKKTAERIALELRTKLAEWRKQSGVSATPAMGIKPALQEDVEMTLLAIGYSSSEVMESLSAIAQTGQLSNEDPVEDWIRQAIGWLASQ from the coding sequence ATGATCGGCTATCTCAAAGGCACCGTGGCAGGGGTTCAAAAAAATACCGGCAATCGGGTTTTCCTAACTCTAGAGGTGAATGGGGTGGGGTATGACTTGCAAATTAGCCCTCGGACGATCCGACAGTTACCGGCAGTCGGGGAAACGTTGCAGATGTTTACTCATCTCCAGGTTCGGGAGGACCAGATGGTGTTGTATGGGTTTGGTTCTCATGCCGAACGGGAATTGTTTCGCCAATTAATCGCAGTGAGTGGGATCGGGACGCAGTTGGCGATCGCCTTGTTGGATACCCTAGACTTGAACGAATTGGTCCAGGCGATCGTCACCAGTAATACTGCCATCCTCGCCAAAGCGCCAGGGGTGGGGAAAAAGACAGCGGAACGGATTGCCCTAGAACTGAGAACGAAATTGGCGGAATGGCGGAAGCAATCTGGAGTGAGTGCCACTCCGGCAATGGGAATCAAACCGGCATTGCAAGAGGATGTGGAGATGACTTTATTGGCGATCGGATATAGCAGTAGCGAAGTCATGGAATCTTTATCGGCGATCGCCCAAACCGGCCAATTATCCAATGAGGACCCGGTAGAAGACTGGATCCGACAGGCGATCGGTTGGTTAGCGTCCCAATAA
- a CDS encoding sucrose-phosphate phosphatase: MSQFLFITDLDHTYVGDDAALATLQEALSQHRQTYGTKIVYSTGRSPALYQELQQEKQLIQPDAVVTSVGTEIYTNGMEAYDSEWADILSDGWDRDRILETAGHFSDLLSQPDSEQRPFKVSYFLSEDVAPDLLPRLESALKDCSLEVRLIYSGGKDLDILPIKGNKGLAMQFIRNRYGMEPERTVACGDSGNDIALFEVGDERGIIVGNARPELRTWYEAHRQDSLYFAKASCAGGILEGLKHFEFL, from the coding sequence ATGAGTCAGTTTTTATTCATCACCGATTTAGATCATACTTATGTCGGTGACGATGCAGCCTTGGCTACCCTTCAGGAAGCACTCAGTCAGCATCGCCAAACCTACGGAACGAAAATTGTCTATTCCACCGGGCGATCGCCTGCACTCTACCAGGAACTCCAACAAGAAAAGCAACTGATTCAACCGGATGCAGTCGTCACCTCTGTTGGCACCGAAATCTATACCAATGGCATGGAAGCGTATGACTCCGAATGGGCGGATATTCTCTCAGACGGGTGGGACCGCGATCGCATTCTGGAGACTGCCGGTCATTTTTCTGACTTATTATCCCAACCCGACTCGGAACAGCGCCCTTTTAAAGTCAGTTATTTCCTTTCCGAGGATGTCGCCCCTGATTTACTCCCCCGGTTAGAGTCTGCCTTAAAAGACTGTTCATTAGAGGTGCGGTTGATTTACAGTGGGGGCAAAGACCTAGATATTTTACCCATCAAGGGAAATAAAGGATTAGCTATGCAGTTTATCCGCAACCGCTACGGCATGGAACCAGAACGAACCGTTGCCTGTGGGGACTCGGGGAATGATATCGCCCTGTTTGAAGTGGGGGACGAACGGGGGATCATCGTTGGGAATGCGCGACCCGAGTTGCGAACCTGGTATGAAGCACATCGCCAGGATAGTCTTTATTTTGCCAAGGCATCCTGTGCCGGTGGTATATTAGAAGGCTTAAAACATTTTGAGTTTTTGTAA
- a CDS encoding purple acid phosphatase family protein, whose amino-acid sequence MMLTPPTEALPSAIDTPRKLWLLILLFFGSLCLALLSPRLILMVFPPQLLTDPFLQFPTANSVQVVWFTEFAGIQHRVEYGENGENVVGATTTKLSRTREDRRSRFRSQTADKTVYPNPTVREIWRHEAEITGLTPGVRVPYQVTSVREDQVEIKGDRFTLSANPEPGTDLKILLTSDHQLMPMTAANLQKVVETVGRVDAVFHAGDLINIPDRASEWFDDNRGNAFFPVLQGRAHYHFKSESGDHVYTGGHIIQHAPLFPTVGNHEVMGRFSTEKDLHEQFEDPFPREIAHRIYQEKKEEINPEDSPVLRDQWLIDNSFNTTTVNEIFNFPNPEGKNYYAVTFGDVRLVVLYITNIWRNPNLDPKTKGRYRERADHLTQPEKWGYGQHIFEPITQGSPQYQWLEQELASSDFTEAKYKIVMFHHPPHSLGGNVVPPYTNPVQRLESDGIGRITVRYEYPQDQDYIIRDVLPLLESAGVQLVFYGHSHLWNRFISSSGMHFLETSNVGNSYGAHDENNPRKVPDNYQETYAATGDPNGLDPVIPNLAPLLDDQGQPLPYIASNEISAFSIFETSTGMVSSYRFDVREPSAPAVKFDEFKLK is encoded by the coding sequence ATGATGCTGACTCCCCCAACGGAAGCGTTACCCTCGGCGATCGACACCCCGCGCAAACTCTGGTTGTTGATTCTGCTGTTTTTCGGTTCCCTCTGTCTTGCCCTCCTGTCACCTCGGTTGATTCTCATGGTATTTCCCCCCCAACTTTTAACGGATCCGTTTCTGCAATTTCCCACCGCCAATTCTGTGCAGGTGGTGTGGTTTACGGAGTTTGCGGGGATTCAGCATCGGGTCGAATATGGGGAAAATGGGGAGAATGTGGTGGGGGCGACTACCACGAAACTGAGTCGGACTCGGGAGGATAGGCGATCGCGCTTCAGGAGTCAAACCGCAGACAAAACGGTGTATCCGAACCCGACAGTCCGAGAGATTTGGCGGCATGAAGCGGAGATTACCGGATTAACTCCAGGGGTGCGGGTCCCTTATCAGGTGACCAGTGTGCGGGAGGACCAAGTGGAAATCAAGGGCGATCGCTTCACCCTATCAGCCAACCCTGAACCAGGGACTGACTTGAAAATTTTGCTCACCTCCGATCATCAATTAATGCCGATGACTGCGGCGAATTTACAGAAAGTCGTTGAAACCGTCGGGCGAGTTGATGCAGTGTTTCATGCCGGTGATTTAATCAATATTCCCGATCGCGCTTCCGAATGGTTTGATGATAATCGGGGAAATGCCTTCTTTCCCGTCCTGCAAGGTCGCGCTCACTATCACTTTAAATCAGAGTCGGGGGATCACGTTTATACCGGGGGTCATATTATTCAACACGCCCCCCTATTTCCCACCGTCGGCAATCATGAAGTCATGGGTCGTTTTTCCACAGAAAAAGATTTACATGAGCAGTTTGAGGACCCTTTTCCCCGGGAGATTGCCCATCGGATTTACCAGGAAAAAAAGGAAGAAATCAATCCAGAAGACTCTCCCGTATTGCGCGATCAGTGGTTAATTGACAACTCCTTTAATACCACAACCGTTAATGAAATCTTTAACTTCCCCAATCCTGAAGGCAAAAATTATTACGCCGTCACCTTCGGCGATGTGCGATTAGTTGTTTTATATATTACCAATATCTGGCGCAATCCCAATCTCGACCCCAAAACCAAAGGCCGATATCGAGAACGGGCGGATCATTTAACTCAACCGGAAAAATGGGGATATGGACAACATATTTTTGAACCCATTACTCAGGGAAGTCCCCAATATCAATGGCTGGAACAAGAGTTAGCCAGTTCCGACTTTACCGAAGCTAAATATAAAATCGTCATGTTTCATCATCCCCCCCATTCCCTCGGAGGAAATGTCGTTCCGCCTTATACCAACCCAGTGCAACGGTTAGAATCCGATGGGATTGGGCGGATCACCGTGCGTTATGAATATCCTCAAGACCAAGATTATATTATTCGGGATGTCTTGCCCTTACTGGAATCAGCGGGAGTCCAGTTAGTCTTTTACGGACATTCTCACCTGTGGAATCGCTTTATCAGTTCCAGTGGAATGCACTTTTTAGAAACCTCTAACGTGGGGAACAGTTACGGGGCGCATGATGAAAATAATCCCCGAAAAGTGCCGGATAATTATCAAGAAACCTATGCCGCAACGGGCGATCCCAATGGCTTAGACCCGGTGATTCCTAACCTTGCCCCCCTCTTGGATGACCAGGGTCAACCGTTACCCTATATTGCCAGTAATGAGATCTCTGCCTTTAGTATTTTTGAAACAAGTACAGGAATGGTCAGCAGCTACCGTTTTGATGTGCGAGAACCCAGTGCCCCGGCTGTTAAATTTGATGAGTTTAAGTTGAAATAA
- a CDS encoding WD40 repeat domain-containing protein translates to MSNCPICQAEFTKGECDRCPKCGWDLTPYPASITPDIRPIILLKERAKVAWAKRLWATLRSQQEELRSASHLIQQLEQETRILQSHLAQVSSSFNPHPSPESLDFAATPVSPVEVLKTPGMECQATLTGHFRAISAIALDAEGQLLASGSWDKTIKLWNLKTGEEILTLTGHSYPVNSVALSYNGWTLASGSNDKTVKLWQAETGQPLFTKTGHQQWVNAVTFSPDGILLASGSLDQTIRLWNGITGQELVTLTGHLAAVTSLAISPNNRILASGSLDKTIKLWNIETSEEFPPLLGHDDGVTSVGIFPDNLTLASGSLDKTIKLWDIKTGTEICTLTGHGERINSIAISPAGKMLVSASSDHTLKLWDLRSRQEIQTLTGHSDSVNAVAMTADGKMLVSGSSDKTIKIWQMPEF, encoded by the coding sequence ATGTCTAATTGTCCGATTTGTCAAGCTGAGTTTACCAAAGGAGAATGCGATCGCTGTCCTAAATGTGGCTGGGATTTGACCCCCTATCCCGCCTCAATTACCCCGGATATTCGACCGATTATTTTATTAAAAGAACGGGCAAAAGTAGCTTGGGCCAAACGCCTCTGGGCCACCCTGCGATCGCAGCAGGAAGAACTCAGAAGCGCCAGCCATCTCATTCAGCAACTGGAACAAGAAACCCGAATTCTTCAGTCTCATCTGGCTCAAGTTTCCTCTTCCTTTAATCCTCATCCCTCTCCCGAGTCCCTGGATTTTGCCGCCACTCCAGTCTCTCCGGTGGAAGTCTTAAAAACTCCCGGCATGGAATGTCAAGCTACCCTAACCGGCCATTTTCGTGCCATCAGTGCGATCGCCTTAGATGCCGAAGGTCAACTCCTCGCCAGTGGCAGTTGGGACAAAACCATTAAACTCTGGAATCTCAAAACCGGCGAAGAAATTCTCACCCTAACCGGCCATTCCTACCCCGTTAATTCCGTCGCCCTCAGTTACAATGGCTGGACCTTAGCCAGTGGCAGTAATGATAAAACCGTCAAACTTTGGCAAGCCGAAACCGGACAACCTTTATTCACCAAAACCGGACATCAACAATGGGTAAATGCGGTTACCTTCAGTCCCGATGGCATCCTTCTGGCGAGTGGCAGTCTCGACCAAACCATTCGCCTCTGGAATGGCATCACTGGACAAGAATTGGTCACCTTAACCGGACATTTAGCAGCAGTAACCTCCCTGGCAATCAGTCCGAATAATCGCATCTTAGCCAGTGGCAGTTTAGATAAAACCATTAAACTCTGGAATATAGAAACATCAGAAGAATTTCCCCCGTTATTGGGACATGATGATGGCGTAACTTCTGTGGGGATATTCCCCGATAATTTAACCTTAGCCAGCGGGAGTTTAGATAAAACCATTAAACTTTGGGATATCAAAACCGGCACAGAGATTTGTACCTTAACGGGACATGGCGAGCGTATCAATAGTATTGCCATCAGTCCCGCCGGAAAAATGCTAGTTTCTGCCAGTTCAGACCACACCCTTAAACTCTGGGACCTCAGAAGTAGACAGGAAATTCAAACCCTAACGGGACATTCCGATAGTGTCAATGCCGTTGCCATGACTGCCGATGGTAAAATGCTAGTCAGTGGCAGTAGTGATAAAACCATTAAAATCTGGCAAATGCCGGAGTTTTAG
- a CDS encoding WD40 repeat domain-containing protein → MDTVFFGASKCPVCGTEYVQGEQTLCPTCGWDISLDPPLMPGELPSANSHGEGTKLFWARNIWALVQERDSAVKQLEWKLADIEGQFSKVWERLDRAMKERIANQEKVERLLFESEEVRQQRDRLEAEINHERQERLAGDQELDSRLNEVFSELHPGNGDRPAISPSLHPLQSSNNPMIEPQDLKQMLVNLHQEIARLQPSPDEEESQKIQQLNQQLEESKSENIKLSNQLGYEQKQSLTFQDKIKEMAAEIEARKRHEGAAEFEVEMVNLLISSLADPSEAVQRWAYALLKRSHLPKAKMAIEDYQPYRFFRCLQVVEHQKAVRTLAIDPKGDFLISGSNDKTVKIWEVSTGNLIKTGIGHTGSAIALAISPNGELFASGSGDNTIKLWELKTGKLRFTLRGHTGWVNAVAFHPKGNMLVSGGADKTIALWNLDTQELIGTFYGHTSTVRSISINPQGNTIISGGNDNMIKIRNLLTGELLHTLTDHTGSVCSVAISPDGNLLASGSNDTTLRLWNVGTGKLLYTLADHSSGVTSVSISQNNMMASSSDDGTIKIWDLEQARPIHTIPPLKTTHGNEGYMLCSVIGPKGDKIVTGFDGGKIKIWGIGDH, encoded by the coding sequence ATGGATACGGTATTTTTTGGTGCGTCTAAATGTCCGGTATGTGGAACTGAATATGTGCAGGGGGAACAGACACTCTGCCCAACCTGTGGGTGGGATATAAGTTTGGATCCTCCGTTAATGCCTGGGGAGTTGCCGTCCGCGAATTCTCACGGTGAGGGGACCAAACTATTTTGGGCGCGAAACATCTGGGCGCTGGTTCAGGAACGGGACTCAGCGGTTAAACAGTTAGAGTGGAAATTAGCCGACATTGAAGGACAATTCTCTAAAGTTTGGGAACGCTTAGATCGAGCGATGAAAGAACGAATCGCTAACCAGGAAAAGGTTGAGCGCCTGTTATTTGAGAGTGAGGAAGTCCGCCAACAGCGCGATCGCCTGGAAGCGGAGATTAACCATGAGCGTCAAGAACGCCTAGCTGGGGACCAAGAGTTAGACTCTCGACTCAATGAAGTATTCTCTGAGTTACACCCGGGCAATGGCGATCGCCCAGCAATTTCTCCATCTCTTCATCCCCTTCAATCGAGTAACAATCCCATGATAGAACCCCAGGATTTAAAACAAATGTTGGTCAATCTTCATCAGGAAATAGCCCGGTTGCAGCCCTCTCCAGACGAGGAAGAATCTCAGAAAATTCAACAATTAAATCAACAATTAGAAGAGTCAAAATCTGAAAATATTAAATTATCAAACCAACTGGGTTATGAACAAAAACAATCTCTAACATTTCAAGATAAAATCAAAGAAATGGCCGCTGAAATAGAAGCCAGAAAGCGCCATGAAGGGGCTGCGGAGTTTGAAGTAGAAATGGTCAATTTATTGATTTCCTCCTTAGCCGATCCATCCGAAGCCGTCCAGCGATGGGCTTATGCGTTACTCAAACGGAGTCATTTGCCCAAAGCCAAAATGGCTATAGAAGATTATCAACCCTATCGGTTTTTTCGCTGCTTACAAGTTGTAGAACATCAAAAAGCCGTGCGAACGTTGGCGATCGACCCGAAAGGAGATTTTTTGATCAGTGGCAGTAATGATAAAACGGTCAAAATTTGGGAAGTCAGTACGGGAAACCTGATTAAAACGGGAATAGGTCACACGGGTTCTGCGATCGCCCTAGCCATTTCTCCCAATGGAGAACTCTTCGCCAGTGGCAGTGGAGACAATACCATCAAACTTTGGGAACTCAAAACCGGCAAACTCCGCTTCACCCTGCGAGGACATACCGGATGGGTGAATGCTGTGGCATTTCATCCCAAAGGAAATATGCTGGTGAGTGGGGGTGCGGATAAAACAATTGCATTATGGAATTTGGATACCCAGGAATTAATCGGGACATTTTACGGACATACGAGTACCGTGCGGTCTATCTCCATTAATCCCCAAGGAAATACCATAATTAGTGGGGGAAATGATAATATGATTAAAATCAGAAATTTACTCACCGGAGAATTACTCCATACCCTCACCGACCATACCGGATCAGTCTGTTCCGTTGCCATTAGTCCCGATGGCAATCTCTTAGCCAGTGGGAGTAATGATACCACCCTGCGCCTGTGGAATGTCGGGACTGGCAAACTTTTGTACACCCTGGCGGATCATTCCAGTGGAGTGACTTCCGTTTCCATTTCCCAGAATAATATGATGGCCAGCAGTTCCGATGATGGGACGATTAAAATCTGGGATTTAGAGCAAGCTCGACCCATTCATACCATTCCTCCGTTGAAAACGACTCACGGAAATGAAGGGTATATGTTATGCAGCGTCATCGGTCCCAAGGGAGATAAAATTGTCACGGGGTTTGATGGGGGTAAGATTAAAATCTGGGGAATTGGTGACCATTAA